From Methanobacterium congolense, one genomic window encodes:
- the rpsB gene encoding 30S ribosomal protein S2, whose product MSELLIPLDKYLAAGLHIGTQQKTKDMERYIYRVRADGLYVLDVRKTNDRIMSVGKFLSRYDPDDILVVSTRQYGQAPVKKFGEMTGAKTIPGRFIPGTLTNPNYAKFIEPKVLVVTDPRSDSQAIIEARQVGIPVVALCDTENLLGNVDIVVPVNNKGRKAIALVYWLLARQVLRGNGTIPEDADLDIPPAEFELKI is encoded by the coding sequence TTGTCAGAACTACTAATCCCACTGGACAAATACTTAGCAGCAGGTTTACACATAGGTACACAGCAGAAAACAAAGGACATGGAACGTTACATATACAGGGTAAGGGCAGACGGTCTTTACGTCTTAGATGTTCGAAAAACCAACGACAGAATAATGTCCGTCGGTAAATTCTTGTCCAGATACGACCCCGACGACATACTCGTTGTATCCACAAGGCAGTACGGTCAGGCACCAGTTAAAAAATTCGGGGAAATGACCGGTGCAAAAACCATACCTGGAAGATTCATACCAGGAACACTCACAAACCCAAACTATGCAAAATTCATAGAACCAAAGGTACTGGTTGTAACAGACCCAAGATCAGATTCTCAGGCAATAATTGAAGCAAGACAGGTTGGAATACCTGTAGTTGCACTCTGTGATACTGAAAACCTCCTTGGAAATGTGGATATAGTTGTCCCAGTAAACAACAAGGGAAGGAAAGCCATAGCACTGGTTTACTGGCTCCTTGCAAGACAGGTACTCAGGGGAAACGGAACAATCCCAGAAGACGCAGATCTGGACATTCCCCCAGCAGAGTTTGAACTCAAAATATAA
- a CDS encoding 4Fe-4S dicluster domain-containing protein: MVKITIDYDKCDGADCAECVDVCPMEVLIIDGEKIVIQNKEECSLCEVCMDVCPNEAVNVEE; encoded by the coding sequence ATGGTTAAAATAACAATAGATTACGATAAATGTGATGGTGCAGACTGCGCAGAATGTGTGGATGTTTGCCCAATGGAAGTTCTCATAATTGATGGTGAGAAAATAGTAATCCAGAACAAGGAAGAATGCAGCTTATGCGAAGTATGCATGGACGTCTGCCCAAATGAAGCAGTTAACGTAGAAGAATAA
- the eno gene encoding phosphopyruvate hydratase, whose product MDSIIEDIRVRKILDSRGNPTVEVDVVTWNGFGRAAAPSGASTGAREVVAFPEGGVDRIVSEVEDVISSELIGMDAEDLKEIDLVLKEIDGTENLAAIGGNTTVAVSMAVAKAAASSYGMPLYRFLGGNMPNEIPYPLGNMINGGAHAGKNAPDIQEFLVIPVGAETITDAVFTNVQVHKKIRELIQAKDKSFTGGKGDEGGWAPNLTNEEALEIQFTACETVSEETGVLVKPSLDIAASELWDPATEEYVYEREGTRRSTGEQVDYVSELIDKYGFFYVEDPIREGDFEGFAQLTKKAGKKALICGDDIFVTNEEILAEGIEKGSGNAIIIKPNQIGTLTDTYNTIELARNNKYVPVVSHRSGETTDETIAHLAVAFSAPIIKTGAVGGERIAKLNELIRISEEMTDPEMADIAKYR is encoded by the coding sequence GTGGATAGTATTATTGAAGACATCCGTGTTAGAAAAATTTTAGACAGCAGAGGCAACCCCACAGTGGAAGTGGATGTTGTAACCTGGAACGGTTTCGGAAGGGCTGCAGCACCGAGTGGTGCCAGTACAGGAGCTAGAGAGGTAGTAGCATTCCCTGAAGGTGGAGTTGACAGGATAGTAAGTGAAGTTGAAGATGTGATCTCATCTGAACTTATTGGAATGGATGCAGAAGATTTAAAAGAAATAGACCTTGTTTTAAAGGAAATTGATGGAACAGAGAACCTGGCAGCAATAGGAGGAAACACAACAGTTGCAGTATCCATGGCAGTGGCCAAGGCAGCAGCATCCTCATACGGCATGCCACTTTACAGGTTCCTCGGCGGCAACATGCCCAATGAGATCCCATACCCACTGGGAAACATGATAAACGGAGGAGCACACGCAGGAAAAAACGCACCTGACATACAGGAATTCCTTGTAATACCAGTCGGTGCAGAGACAATCACAGACGCAGTGTTCACCAACGTACAGGTGCACAAGAAGATCCGTGAACTCATACAGGCCAAGGACAAATCCTTCACAGGTGGAAAGGGAGATGAAGGTGGATGGGCACCAAACCTAACCAATGAAGAAGCCCTTGAGATACAGTTTACAGCATGTGAAACAGTATCTGAGGAAACAGGAGTACTTGTAAAACCATCACTGGACATTGCAGCAAGCGAACTCTGGGACCCAGCAACTGAAGAGTACGTCTACGAAAGGGAAGGTACCAGAAGAAGCACAGGTGAACAGGTGGACTACGTCTCTGAACTCATAGACAAGTACGGTTTCTTCTATGTTGAAGACCCAATAAGGGAAGGAGACTTTGAAGGATTCGCACAGCTCACCAAGAAAGCAGGTAAAAAGGCACTCATCTGTGGTGATGACATATTCGTAACCAACGAAGAAATACTTGCTGAGGGAATTGAAAAAGGCTCTGGAAACGCAATTATAATCAAACCAAACCAGATAGGAACACTCACAGATACCTACAATACCATCGAGCTTGCTAGAAACAACAAGTACGTTCCAGTTGTATCCCACCGCTCAGGTGAAACAACCGATGAAACAATCGCCCACCTGGCAGTAGCATTCTCAGCTCCAATCATTAAAACAGGAGCTGTAGGTGGAGAACGTATAGCCAAACTCAACGAACTCATCAGGATCTCTGAGGAAATGACAGACCCTGAAATGGCAGACATAGCCAAGTACAGGTAA
- a CDS encoding DNA-directed RNA polymerase subunit K, with amino-acid sequence MPAKKLTRFERARLIGARALQLSMGAKPLVKVSDSIDPIDIATMELKQNKIPLDINRG; translated from the coding sequence ATGCCAGCAAAAAAACTCACAAGGTTTGAAAGGGCAAGACTCATAGGTGCAAGGGCTCTACAGTTATCAATGGGAGCAAAACCCCTGGTAAAAGTGTCTGATTCAATCGATCCAATAGACATTGCAACCATGGAACTTAAACAGAATAAAATACCCCTTGATATCAACAGAGGTTAA
- a CDS encoding DNA-directed RNA polymerase subunit N gives MIPVRCFSCGKLVSAYFDEFQKRTADGEDPKKVLDDLGVTKYCCRRMLITHVEVW, from the coding sequence ATGATCCCTGTAAGATGTTTTAGCTGCGGAAAACTTGTTTCTGCATACTTCGATGAGTTTCAGAAACGCACTGCAGATGGGGAGGACCCAAAAAAAGTTCTTGACGATCTTGGAGTCACCAAGTACTGTTGCAGAAGAATGTTAATAACCCATGTAGAGGTGTGGTAA
- a CDS encoding 30S ribosomal protein S9 produces MKKVIHTSGKRKTSIARGKVKEGKGRIRVNKKPVELYDPELARLKIQEPIILAGELADKVDIDVRVIGGGVMGQAEAARMVIAKGLVQWTGDMELKEKFTHYDRTMLVGDPRRSEPKKYGGPGARARNQKSYR; encoded by the coding sequence ATGAAGAAGGTAATTCACACAAGTGGAAAAAGGAAAACTTCCATTGCAAGGGGAAAAGTAAAGGAAGGAAAAGGCAGGATAAGAGTAAACAAAAAACCTGTTGAACTCTATGACCCAGAACTTGCAAGACTCAAAATACAGGAACCAATCATCTTAGCAGGTGAACTTGCAGACAAAGTAGACATAGATGTCAGAGTTATAGGCGGAGGCGTAATGGGCCAGGCAGAAGCTGCCAGAATGGTCATAGCCAAAGGTCTTGTACAGTGGACAGGTGACATGGAGCTCAAAGAAAAATTCACACACTACGACAGAACAATGCTCGTTGGAGATCCACGTCGGTCTGAACCTAAAAAATACGGTGGACCTGGAGCAAGAGCAAGAAACCAGAAAAGTTACAGGTAA
- a CDS encoding 50S ribosomal protein L13 — protein sequence MIIDGEGLILGRLASSVSQKLLAGESVTVLNAEKIIISGSKDWAYARYKQRVDRASISNPRDMGPKYPRRPDDIFRRTVRGMIPYRKTTGREAFKGLKVYVGIPKEFEGEETYPVPEAQPKHIIKSVELGKISQLLGSKF from the coding sequence ATGATCATAGATGGAGAAGGACTCATACTTGGAAGACTTGCAAGCTCAGTGAGCCAGAAGCTTCTTGCAGGTGAATCCGTGACAGTTTTAAACGCCGAAAAAATTATAATATCCGGTTCAAAGGACTGGGCATACGCAAGATACAAGCAGAGAGTAGACAGGGCAAGTATCTCAAACCCAAGGGATATGGGACCTAAATACCCAAGAAGGCCAGATGACATATTCAGGAGAACCGTCAGGGGAATGATCCCATACAGGAAAACAACTGGAAGAGAAGCTTTCAAGGGACTCAAAGTTTACGTTGGAATTCCAAAGGAATTTGAAGGAGAAGAAACATATCCAGTACCTGAAGCCCAGCCAAAACACATAATCAAAAGTGTTGAGCTTGGAAAGATTTCACAGTTACTCGGATCAAAATTTTAA
- a CDS encoding 50S ribosomal protein L18e, producing the protein MVKLTKTNPNLTALVASLKEKSYTEQVAIWKDVAKRLERPTRIQAEVNISDINRYTEADEIVIVAGKVLGNGNLDHKVQVAALNFSQGAAEKIVTAGGECMDILDVVEKNPKGNGIKIME; encoded by the coding sequence ATGGTAAAACTTACAAAGACAAACCCAAACTTAACAGCTCTTGTGGCAAGTCTTAAAGAGAAATCATACACTGAACAAGTGGCAATCTGGAAAGATGTTGCAAAAAGACTTGAAAGACCAACAAGAATACAGGCAGAGGTTAACATATCCGATATAAACAGGTACACCGAAGCTGATGAAATAGTCATAGTGGCTGGAAAAGTACTGGGAAATGGAAACCTTGACCACAAAGTACAGGTTGCAGCTTTAAACTTTTCACAGGGTGCAGCTGAAAAAATAGTAACAGCAGGCGGAGAATGCATGGACATCCTCGATGTTGTTGAGAAAAACCCTAAGGGAAATGGAATAAAAATAATGGAATAA
- a CDS encoding DNA-directed RNA polymerase subunit D yields MDITIKKKEDNQMVFVIEGINVPFINAIRRICTVEVPTIAIETVEIIKNDAKIFDEALAHRMGLIPLTTDLESMVPASECDCEDHCPRCSVSLLLKEKGPKTVYSKDLKSQDPQVKPVFDTIPILKLKEGEEVELEAIAQLGIGLEHAKWQPTTSCAYKYYPKITIDKEKCEECAKCADACPRGILEFDEKKNEVKILDIENCSTCKTCVNTCESGAITVESEEGKFIFRIETDGSLSPEEILTRACDILSEKSDKIIEFCES; encoded by the coding sequence ATGGATATAACTATAAAAAAGAAGGAAGACAACCAGATGGTGTTTGTAATTGAAGGTATTAACGTGCCCTTCATAAATGCCATAAGAAGGATCTGCACAGTTGAAGTTCCCACCATAGCAATTGAAACAGTGGAAATCATTAAAAATGATGCAAAAATATTCGACGAAGCACTGGCACATAGAATGGGATTGATACCTCTCACAACAGATCTTGAGTCAATGGTACCAGCATCAGAATGTGACTGTGAAGACCATTGCCCACGCTGCAGTGTTTCCCTACTTTTAAAGGAAAAAGGCCCAAAAACAGTTTACTCCAAGGACTTAAAATCACAGGACCCACAGGTAAAACCAGTATTTGACACAATTCCAATTCTCAAACTCAAGGAAGGAGAAGAAGTTGAACTTGAGGCAATAGCACAACTGGGAATTGGACTTGAACATGCAAAATGGCAGCCAACAACATCCTGTGCATACAAGTACTATCCAAAAATAACAATCGACAAGGAAAAATGTGAGGAATGCGCCAAATGTGCAGATGCATGCCCAAGGGGAATACTCGAATTCGATGAGAAGAAAAACGAGGTAAAGATCCTGGACATAGAGAACTGCTCAACATGCAAGACATGCGTCAACACATGTGAATCCGGTGCAATCACAGTCGAAAGTGAAGAAGGCAAATTCATATTCCGAATTGAAACAGATGGATCACTGTCCCCTGAAGAAATTCTAACCAGGGCATGTGATATACTGTCAGAAAAATCTGATAAGATCATTGAATTCTGTGAATCATAA
- a CDS encoding 30S ribosomal protein S11 — protein sequence MAEKEKWGVANVYSSFNNTIITVTDITGAETITQWSGGKVVRADRQESSPFAAMEAATRAAEDVKEKGIIGLHIKVRAPGGNGPRTPGPGAQATIRAFARAGIRIGKIEDVTPIPHDGTGRPGGKRGRRV from the coding sequence ATGGCAGAAAAAGAGAAATGGGGCGTAGCTAACGTTTACTCATCCTTTAACAACACCATAATAACTGTAACTGATATCACAGGTGCAGAAACCATAACCCAGTGGTCCGGTGGTAAGGTTGTACGTGCAGACAGGCAGGAGTCCTCACCATTTGCAGCAATGGAAGCTGCAACACGTGCAGCAGAAGATGTTAAGGAAAAAGGAATAATAGGACTTCACATAAAAGTCAGAGCTCCTGGTGGAAATGGACCAAGAACCCCAGGACCTGGTGCACAGGCCACAATACGAGCATTTGCAAGGGCAGGTATCAGGATAGGTAAAATAGAAGATGTAACCCCAATACCCCACGACGGTACAGGAAGACCTGGAGGTAAAAGGGGAAGAAGAGTGTAA
- a CDS encoding 30S ribosomal protein S4, translated as MGHPRKARKKYDTPSHPWNADRIKSENKLIQKYGLKNKKEVWKAETAVKRYRRDARHLLGMETEQTQLESKQLLAHLINAGILAEDAKLESILDLTVEDVLRRRLQTMVHKKGLANTAKQARLFITHGHIALNGKKINSPSFMVKKGEEELISFYPGSPMEKYHKEQEKTAEKAE; from the coding sequence ATGGGACATCCAAGAAAAGCACGAAAAAAGTATGATACACCATCACACCCCTGGAATGCAGATCGTATAAAATCAGAAAACAAGCTCATCCAGAAGTATGGTCTTAAAAACAAAAAAGAAGTTTGGAAGGCAGAAACTGCTGTTAAAAGGTACAGAAGGGATGCAAGGCACCTCTTAGGTATGGAAACAGAACAGACTCAACTCGAGAGCAAACAGCTTCTAGCTCACCTTATCAACGCAGGAATACTGGCTGAAGATGCTAAACTCGAATCCATACTTGACCTTACAGTTGAGGATGTGCTGAGAAGAAGACTCCAGACAATGGTCCACAAAAAAGGACTTGCAAACACTGCAAAACAGGCAAGACTCTTCATAACCCATGGCCACATAGCTCTAAATGGTAAAAAGATCAACTCACCAAGCTTCATGGTCAAAAAAGGAGAAGAAGAACTCATAAGCTTCTACCCTGGATCACCAATGGAAAAGTACCATAAAGAACAGGAAAAAACTGCAGAAAAAGCAGAATAA
- a CDS encoding 30S ribosomal protein S13 gives MAEDFKHMVRIARRDVDGNKTIENALADIKGVGRALSMAVCTSAGFDAEQKIGYLSDDEVTRIEEAVKNPQKYDIPEWMLNRRNDYETGKTEHLIESDLDMRLREDLNRMKKVRSYKGRRHEVGLPVRGQRTKSTFRKGKSVGVSRRRRA, from the coding sequence ATGGCAGAAGATTTTAAACACATGGTCCGTATTGCCAGAAGAGACGTCGATGGTAACAAAACAATCGAAAACGCTCTTGCAGACATAAAGGGTGTTGGAAGAGCTCTCTCAATGGCAGTATGTACCTCAGCAGGTTTTGATGCAGAACAGAAAATCGGATACCTATCAGATGATGAGGTTACAAGGATAGAAGAAGCTGTGAAAAATCCACAGAAATACGACATACCCGAATGGATGTTGAACAGGCGTAACGATTACGAAACTGGTAAAACAGAACACCTCATAGAATCCGACCTTGACATGAGATTAAGGGAAGATCTAAACAGGATGAAAAAGGTGAGAAGTTACAAAGGAAGAAGACACGAAGTCGGACTCCCAGTAAGAGGTCAGAGGACCAAATCCACCTTCAGAAAAGGAAAATCTGTTGGAGTTAGCAGGAGAAGAAGAGCATAA
- a CDS encoding RNA-guided pseudouridylation complex pseudouridine synthase subunit Cbf5, whose product MADFLIKAEGETDPEYGCEPEARPITEHISKGVVNLDKPMGPTSHEIDSWVKRILHVDKTGHGGTLDPKVTGVLPIGIDHATRVIQMLLGAPKEYVCLMRLHDSVPEKKVQDIFTEFTGKIFQMPPIKSAVKRELRVRRIYNVDILEIEDQDVLFRVKCEGGTYIRKYCHDIGEALGCGAHMAELRRTISGPFHEDETLKTLHDLTDAYHAWTEDEDESQIRECILPMERAVDHLPKIMVRDSTVDALCHGADLAAGGIMQLSPNIDRGNTVAILTLKGELIAAGETLKTSGEILNEKKGIMVNIKKVFMEPETYPKMWK is encoded by the coding sequence ATGGCAGATTTTCTCATAAAAGCAGAGGGTGAAACAGATCCAGAATATGGATGTGAACCTGAAGCTAGACCCATAACAGAACACATAAGTAAAGGTGTTGTAAACCTTGACAAACCAATGGGCCCTACATCCCATGAAATAGATTCCTGGGTTAAAAGGATACTCCACGTGGACAAAACAGGCCATGGAGGAACCCTGGACCCTAAGGTTACAGGTGTTCTACCAATAGGTATTGACCATGCCACAAGGGTCATACAGATGCTTCTTGGAGCTCCCAAGGAATACGTGTGCCTTATGAGGCTGCACGACTCTGTACCAGAGAAGAAGGTGCAGGATATCTTCACAGAATTCACTGGGAAGATATTCCAGATGCCACCAATAAAATCTGCAGTTAAACGAGAATTAAGGGTCAGACGTATTTACAACGTCGACATCCTTGAAATAGAAGACCAGGATGTTCTATTCCGAGTCAAATGTGAGGGTGGAACCTACATCCGAAAGTACTGCCACGACATAGGGGAGGCACTTGGATGCGGAGCCCACATGGCTGAACTTCGAAGAACAATCTCAGGACCCTTCCATGAAGATGAAACCCTTAAAACCCTCCACGATCTAACGGATGCATACCATGCATGGACAGAGGATGAGGATGAATCCCAAATAAGGGAATGCATACTCCCAATGGAAAGGGCAGTGGATCATCTACCTAAGATCATGGTGAGGGACTCAACAGTTGATGCCCTATGCCACGGCGCAGATCTTGCAGCCGGTGGAATCATGCAGCTCTCCCCCAATATAGACCGAGGAAATACAGTTGCAATTCTTACACTCAAAGGTGAACTGATTGCAGCAGGTGAAACCCTCAAAACATCAGGGGAAATATTGAATGAAAAGAAGGGCATAATGGTCAATATAAAAAAGGTTTTTATGGAACCTGAAACATACCCAAAGATGTGGAAGTAA
- a CDS encoding 50S ribosomal protein L14e, which translates to MPAIEVGRICVKTAGREAGEKCVIIDIIDEKFVEVVGTSIKNRKCNIKHLEPVDQTIEIKSDDVEEIKKQLEAASA; encoded by the coding sequence ATGCCAGCAATAGAAGTAGGAAGAATATGTGTTAAAACAGCCGGAAGAGAAGCCGGTGAAAAATGTGTTATAATCGATATCATAGATGAAAAATTCGTTGAAGTTGTAGGAACATCAATAAAAAACAGAAAATGTAACATAAAACATCTCGAACCAGTAGATCAGACAATCGAAATAAAATCTGATGATGTTGAAGAGATTAAAAAACAGTTAGAAGCAGCTTCAGCTTAA
- the cmk gene encoding (d)CMP kinase, with translation MIITIGGLAGSGTTTASKILSEKLGVRYISAGDIFRQMAAEKGMDLLEFGKFAEGNDEIDLEIDRRQAKIAEESEDLIVEGRLSAHFVEADLKIWFVAPIDVRTERICQRENKPKEQVKKEISTRGASEAKRYREIHGIDIGNMEVYDIVINSNSFQPEAIADILLKVTEVISCQQ, from the coding sequence ATGATCATAACCATCGGTGGACTGGCAGGCAGCGGTACAACAACCGCATCCAAGATCCTGTCCGAAAAACTGGGAGTTCGGTATATCTCTGCAGGTGACATATTTCGTCAGATGGCTGCTGAGAAAGGCATGGATCTCCTGGAGTTCGGTAAATTCGCTGAAGGTAACGATGAGATCGACCTTGAGATCGATAGAAGACAGGCTAAAATAGCAGAAGAAAGTGAAGATTTGATAGTTGAGGGAAGACTCTCCGCACACTTTGTGGAGGCCGACCTTAAGATATGGTTCGTTGCACCCATTGATGTTCGAACAGAACGAATATGTCAGAGGGAAAACAAACCAAAAGAACAAGTAAAAAAAGAAATAAGCACAAGAGGTGCAAGTGAAGCCAAAAGGTACCGTGAAATACACGGAATCGACATTGGAAACATGGAGGTTTATGACATAGTTATAAACAGTAACAGTTTCCAGCCAGAGGCAATTGCAGACATCCTCTTGAAAGTAACTGAGGTGATTTCATGCCAGCAATAG
- a CDS encoding 50S ribosomal protein L34e: MPELRYRSRSYKRTLKKTPGGRTVLHYKKKKPSKHVCAECGKELHAVPRGRPYQIRKLSKSKKRPNRPYGGYLCTECARKVFKKEARL, encoded by the coding sequence ATGCCAGAGTTAAGGTACAGATCTAGATCATATAAAAGAACACTCAAAAAAACCCCTGGTGGAAGAACAGTACTCCACTACAAGAAGAAAAAACCGTCAAAGCATGTATGTGCAGAGTGCGGTAAAGAACTTCACGCGGTCCCAAGGGGAAGACCGTACCAAATAAGAAAACTATCTAAATCAAAGAAAAGACCTAACAGGCCTTACGGAGGATACCTCTGCACAGAGTGTGCCCGTAAAGTCTTCAAAAAAGAGGCAAGGTTGTAA
- a CDS encoding EMC3/TMCO1 family protein has protein sequence MVFDIVNQLLNPIFLPLVNMDPNPNNPILAVFVIATIVAFIITLANKLLVDQDRMQFIQQEMKGFQAEVMEAQKSGDPKRMAEMQKKQMEFMGLQKEMMMNSFKPMIVTMLPILLIFWWMSGNNAIGNMVVYLPHFVYYILLTPLWHMLYHPAAGAPAFSITWLGWYILVSFAMSFVFRKFMGLKSGGM, from the coding sequence ATGGTATTTGACATAGTAAACCAGCTTTTAAATCCCATATTTCTACCCCTTGTTAATATGGATCCAAATCCAAACAATCCCATACTTGCAGTTTTTGTGATTGCAACCATTGTTGCATTCATAATCACCCTCGCAAACAAGCTTCTGGTTGATCAGGATAGGATGCAGTTCATCCAGCAGGAGATGAAGGGATTCCAGGCGGAAGTTATGGAAGCACAGAAGTCAGGTGACCCAAAACGTATGGCTGAAATGCAGAAGAAGCAGATGGAATTCATGGGTCTGCAGAAGGAAATGATGATGAACTCCTTCAAACCAATGATAGTAACCATGTTGCCCATCCTCCTCATATTTTGGTGGATGTCTGGAAACAACGCAATAGGTAATATGGTGGTATACCTACCACACTTCGTGTACTACATACTCTTAACACCACTGTGGCACATGCTCTATCATCCAGCTGCAGGAGCACCAGCATTCAGCATAACATGGCTTGGATGGTACATACTGGTATCCTTTGCAATGTCATTTGTGTTCAGGAAGTTCATGGGACTTAAGAGTGGGGGAATGTAA
- a CDS encoding adenylate kinase — translation MKVVVVAGIPGSGSTTVLGNALKDLDYLHVNYGDVMLEIAQKEGLVEDRDSIRKLSPDIQKEIQRKAAKNIRERSEESNIIVDTHCTIKTPKGFLPGLPNWVLEELQPDMFILLEADGDEILMRRINDTTRTRDMEKLKEIELHQEMNRAASMAYAVITGATVKIIENHDNKLEASVGEMINTLK, via the coding sequence ATGAAAGTAGTTGTAGTTGCAGGAATTCCAGGATCAGGAAGTACAACAGTATTAGGAAATGCATTGAAGGATCTTGACTATCTCCATGTTAACTATGGAGATGTCATGCTTGAAATAGCTCAGAAAGAGGGTCTTGTGGAAGATAGAGATTCCATAAGAAAGCTTTCCCCTGATATCCAGAAGGAAATCCAGAGAAAAGCTGCAAAGAATATAAGAGAACGTTCCGAGGAAAGTAACATCATCGTTGACACCCACTGCACCATAAAAACACCTAAGGGATTCCTTCCAGGACTCCCAAATTGGGTTCTTGAAGAACTTCAACCTGACATGTTCATACTCCTAGAGGCAGATGGCGATGAAATACTCATGCGAAGGATTAATGACACCACCCGTACAAGGGACATGGAAAAACTTAAAGAAATAGAGCTTCACCAGGAAATGAACAGAGCAGCTTCAATGGCATATGCAGTGATTACAGGGGCCACAGTTAAGATCATAGAAAACCATGACAACAAGCTGGAAGCATCAGTTGGGGAAATGATAAATACCTTGAAGTAA